One Methanolobus sp. WCC4 DNA segment encodes these proteins:
- a CDS encoding NOG1 family protein yields the protein MIFEKINTVPTSDELLDKAFRRASRAMSGKTITGRKTALEANESMVLTAANILTDNLKNIVRRFPTFENLPPFYYELADVMVGVDDMRKALSRLDWASAKIHEVAREHVGKMRKSRDPLPIRKQCFGRLSSILGSISKDLLFLNEARNKLRKLPSVHDEPTIVVAGYPNIGKSSFVTKVTGATPEIASYPFTTKGVSIGHFFVDNDRYQVMDTPGLLDRPMSERNEIELQAITALKNLDAVVLFIIDASETCGYEIEDQKRMLEEVRSEFKLPVLVVANKADLPQFKELDYVDMKMSTATDEGVEEVTSKLIEMVKKAIEEKGPAEEEDTVMDDW from the coding sequence ATGATCTTTGAAAAAATAAATACAGTCCCTACTTCAGACGAATTGCTGGACAAGGCATTCAGAAGAGCCAGCAGGGCAATGTCAGGAAAGACCATCACCGGAAGGAAAACAGCCCTTGAGGCAAATGAGTCAATGGTCCTGACGGCTGCCAACATACTTACAGATAATCTAAAGAACATAGTCAGAAGATTCCCTACCTTCGAGAACCTGCCACCTTTCTACTACGAACTGGCAGATGTCATGGTAGGAGTGGATGACATGAGAAAGGCCCTGAGCAGGCTTGACTGGGCCAGTGCAAAGATACATGAGGTCGCAAGGGAACACGTCGGAAAGATGAGAAAGAGCAGGGACCCCCTCCCCATCAGGAAACAGTGTTTTGGAAGACTGTCATCTATCTTGGGTTCGATCAGCAAGGATCTTCTCTTCTTAAATGAGGCACGTAACAAGCTCAGAAAGCTTCCGTCGGTCCATGACGAACCCACCATTGTGGTCGCGGGTTATCCCAATATCGGGAAATCCAGTTTCGTCACTAAAGTAACAGGCGCAACACCTGAGATAGCATCCTATCCTTTCACCACGAAGGGAGTTTCCATCGGCCACTTCTTCGTTGACAATGACAGGTACCAGGTGATGGATACCCCCGGACTTCTTGACAGACCCATGTCAGAACGTAACGAGATTGAGCTTCAGGCAATAACAGCTCTCAAGAACCTTGATGCAGTGGTGCTCTTCATAATCGATGCAAGTGAGACATGCGGATATGAGATAGAGGACCAGAAACGTATGCTTGAGGAAGTACGCAGCGAGTTCAAACTGCCGGTACTTGTGGTGGCTAACAAGGCTGACCTTCCACAGTTCAAAGAGCTGGACTACGTGGATATGAAGATGTCAACTGCCACGGATGAGGGAGTTGAGGAAGTCACTTCAAAACTTATCGAGATGGTCAAAAAGGCCATTGAGGAAAAAGGACCTGCAGAAGAAGAGGATACAGTAATGGATGACTGGTAA
- a CDS encoding ribose-phosphate diphosphokinase, whose protein sequence is MKIIGGPASQALSSRVARELDIEPTVCDYTRFPDGELYSRILDEDVDEVTIIQSTTTDSDLIALLQLIDACEDSPVINVVIPYMGYARQDKKFKTGEPITARAIARTINADRIFTVNIHEASVLNYFNADAFDLDASRLIGYHIRSLGLDNPLIVSPDKGAISLAENTAADVGLEFDYLEKTRHSGDTVTIKAKNVDVMDRDIIIIDDMIATGGTMAESIKLLKSQGAKDVYLACVHPVLARNAVLRLFNAGVKDIIATDTIEKAQSSVSVAPLIANALRSI, encoded by the coding sequence TTGAAAATCATAGGAGGACCAGCATCCCAGGCTCTTTCATCAAGGGTCGCAAGAGAGCTCGACATCGAGCCTACAGTGTGTGACTATACGAGGTTCCCGGACGGGGAACTGTACTCACGCATCCTTGATGAGGACGTGGATGAAGTTACCATTATACAGAGTACCACAACGGACTCTGATCTTATTGCATTATTGCAGTTGATAGATGCCTGTGAGGATTCACCTGTCATCAATGTCGTCATACCCTACATGGGTTATGCAAGGCAGGACAAGAAGTTCAAAACAGGTGAGCCTATCACTGCAAGGGCAATTGCCAGAACGATAAACGCTGACAGGATATTCACAGTGAACATCCATGAGGCAAGTGTGCTGAACTATTTCAACGCAGATGCCTTCGACCTTGATGCATCACGTCTCATAGGTTATCACATAAGGTCACTTGGACTGGATAACCCGTTGATAGTCTCTCCTGATAAGGGTGCTATCAGTCTTGCCGAGAACACGGCTGCGGATGTAGGACTTGAGTTCGATTACCTGGAAAAGACCCGTCATTCCGGTGATACTGTCACTATCAAGGCAAAGAATGTCGATGTAATGGACAGGGACATCATCATCATCGATGATATGATCGCCACGGGCGGTACCATGGCCGAGTCCATAAAGCTTCTCAAGTCACAGGGTGCAAAGGATGTCTATCTTGCATGCGTCCATCCGGTACTTGCAAGGAATGCCGTACTGCGCCTGTTCAATGCAGGGGTAAAAGATATCATTGCCACTGATACAATAGAAAAGGCGCAGAGTTCTGTCAGTGTGGCACCTCTGATAGCCAATGCTTTAAGAAGTATCTGA
- a CDS encoding DHH family phosphoesterase → MNNVAKEISATDRSKVKPTYLILGSGSFGFALAKELRELDKELIIVDKDSQKVETLREEAYEAIVGDVSDPALFDTINTKDLAGILILSSDPKANKIALQNIRNKVSSDIYCVVRAPDVINMQEMETLGADLVIMPPRMVAKSLSRSLERAEAMHRGNKLTQWFEANKGKKLAIVVHDNPDPDAISSALALQRIATSFNVLSDIIYHGEIGHQENKAFVNLLGIDLYRSEDVGFTGYENIALVDCSMPGANNSLPPETRVNIVIDHHPLPDAELDSDYIDIRPNVGASATILTKYLQELNVEIDSKLATALLYGIRTDTLDFKRNTDSADLSAASYLYPLSDHDILEQLERPSMSIETLDVLGEAINSRQVIGSYLLSNVGSIRNRDTLPQAADYLLNLEGISTSIVFGVTDEKIYISGRSNDIRVNLGDAMKRAFGEDSGGGHATAAAAQITLGVFSAAKDRQTLLRLVNEAVVKRFLSAVGVEETDE, encoded by the coding sequence ATTAACAACGTTGCAAAAGAGATCAGCGCAACTGACAGATCTAAGGTCAAACCCACATATCTCATCCTTGGCAGTGGAAGTTTTGGCTTTGCTTTAGCCAAGGAACTTAGAGAGCTTGACAAAGAGCTCATTATTGTAGACAAGGACTCTCAGAAAGTGGAGACACTTCGAGAGGAAGCCTACGAGGCCATAGTCGGTGATGTCAGTGATCCTGCCCTCTTTGATACGATCAACACCAAGGACCTTGCAGGGATACTTATCCTGAGTTCCGATCCAAAGGCGAACAAGATCGCCCTTCAGAACATAAGGAACAAGGTCTCTTCAGACATCTATTGTGTTGTGAGAGCTCCTGATGTCATCAACATGCAGGAGATGGAGACACTTGGAGCAGACCTTGTGATCATGCCACCGAGAATGGTTGCAAAATCACTGTCCAGGTCCCTTGAGCGTGCAGAGGCCATGCACAGAGGTAATAAACTGACCCAGTGGTTCGAGGCCAACAAAGGAAAGAAACTTGCCATCGTGGTCCATGATAACCCGGACCCTGATGCGATATCCAGTGCACTTGCACTTCAGAGGATCGCAACCTCATTCAACGTGCTCTCAGATATAATATATCACGGGGAGATCGGGCACCAGGAGAACAAGGCTTTCGTGAACCTTCTGGGAATCGACCTCTACAGGTCAGAAGATGTCGGATTTACCGGCTATGAGAACATCGCACTTGTGGACTGTTCGATGCCGGGAGCTAACAACTCACTCCCTCCTGAGACCCGCGTGAACATTGTGATCGATCACCATCCACTTCCTGATGCAGAACTGGATTCTGATTACATCGATATACGTCCTAATGTAGGTGCTTCAGCGACCATACTGACAAAGTATCTGCAGGAACTCAATGTGGAGATCGACAGCAAGCTTGCAACTGCACTTCTCTATGGTATCAGGACCGATACACTTGATTTTAAGAGGAATACAGATTCTGCTGACCTTTCAGCAGCTTCATACCTTTATCCTCTTTCAGACCATGACATCCTTGAGCAACTGGAACGTCCATCAATGTCGATCGAGACACTGGATGTACTTGGCGAGGCTATCAACAGCCGACAGGTAATAGGAAGCTACCTGCTCTCAAATGTGGGAAGCATACGTAACAGGGATACATTACCACAGGCAGCGGATTATCTCCTGAACCTTGAAGGGATATCCACTTCCATAGTTTTCGGGGTCACTGATGAGAAGATATACATCTCAGGACGCAGTAACGATATCAGAGTAAACCTCGGCGATGCCATGAAAAGAGCGTTCGGCGAGGATTCTGGCGGAGGACACGCAACAGCTGCAGCGGCACAGATCACCCTGGGTGTCTTCAGTGCTGCAAAGGACCGCCAAACCCTCCTCAGACTCGTTAACGAGGCAGTTGTAAAGAGATTCCTCAGTGCTGTTGGTGTGGAAGAGACTGATGAATAG
- a CDS encoding CBS domain-containing protein, producing the protein MELTPIQKDILIALINLQREKDRAVKGEEIAELISRNPGTVRNQMQSLKVLGLVEGVPGPKGGYKATGEAYEALSITAMDHEATVPIYKNDELVDGATVAEISFTTVRHPDLCHGMIRVLGNIKGFEQGDLVQMGPTPVNKLVVRGEIVGRDDTKNTLVFSISEMISLPKKPVKDYAKTDVISISGNATIQETARLLVDNNIHGAPVIDDDDTILGIVTFTDIGDAVASGKMTAKVRDIMTRDLIAVDSETSLYDAVKAFDTHNIGFVLVSYDGVPKGILSKKDVFHELIVY; encoded by the coding sequence TTGGAACTGACTCCTATACAGAAAGATATCCTTATAGCATTGATAAATCTTCAGAGAGAAAAGGACCGTGCTGTAAAAGGCGAAGAAATTGCAGAGCTTATTAGCCGTAACCCTGGTACTGTCAGGAATCAGATGCAATCTTTGAAAGTCCTTGGCCTGGTCGAAGGTGTCCCTGGTCCGAAAGGGGGCTACAAAGCAACAGGCGAGGCTTATGAGGCTTTAAGCATTACTGCAATGGACCATGAGGCCACAGTGCCTATCTACAAGAACGATGAGCTTGTGGACGGTGCAACAGTGGCTGAGATCAGCTTTACCACTGTGAGGCATCCTGATCTCTGTCATGGCATGATCCGGGTACTCGGGAACATCAAGGGCTTTGAGCAGGGTGACCTTGTACAGATGGGGCCGACACCTGTGAACAAACTGGTGGTCCGCGGAGAGATCGTGGGCAGGGATGATACCAAGAACACACTTGTTTTCTCTATAAGTGAGATGATATCACTTCCAAAGAAACCAGTGAAGGACTATGCAAAGACCGATGTGATCTCAATAAGCGGAAATGCAACTATTCAGGAAACCGCCCGTCTTCTTGTGGATAACAACATTCATGGTGCACCTGTGATAGATGATGATGACACCATCCTTGGAATTGTCACCTTTACAGATATTGGAGATGCAGTAGCAAGTGGGAAAATGACTGCAAAGGTCAGGGATATAATGACCCGTGATCTCATTGCAGTGGATTCGGAAACATCACTCTATGATGCCGTAAAGGCTTTCGATACTCACAACATAGGCTTTGTACTCGTGTCCTATGACGGTGTGCCAAAAGGTATATTGTCCAAAAAGGATGTTTTCCACGAATTGATCGTGTACTAA
- a CDS encoding pyridoxal phosphate-dependent aminotransferase translates to MAGSKFAQRVLDIDISGIRKMFEGAGPNSINLGIGQPDYDTPQHIKQAAIDAINEGFTGYTAGPGIPELREALSSKFKTENNFEVSTDEIIVTSGASEALEIAIASLVGPGDEALIADPGFVSYNSLVHIMGGSVTPLPLADDLTISPESVLENISSKTKVMIINSPANPTGAVQSKADMKAFAEIADDHGITIISDEVYEHFIYEGEHVSPAQFSDNVITVNAVSKTFSMTGWRIGYVAARKEYTEQMIKVHQYVQACANSIAQKAALAAIAGPMDSVFAMRDEFKARRDMLVEGLNSIGLNCASPKGAFYAFPEVPEGMTSGEVASKLVTNGVIVVPGTAFGERGEGHIRLSYASSMENLTGALDIMKKVL, encoded by the coding sequence ATGGCTGGCTCGAAGTTTGCACAAAGAGTTCTGGATATAGACATTTCCGGAATAAGGAAGATGTTCGAAGGCGCCGGTCCGAATTCCATAAATCTTGGTATCGGACAACCTGACTATGATACTCCGCAGCACATAAAGCAGGCTGCTATTGATGCTATCAATGAGGGTTTTACCGGTTATACAGCTGGTCCGGGTATTCCTGAACTTCGAGAGGCTTTGAGTTCAAAGTTCAAGACGGAGAACAATTTCGAGGTGTCAACGGATGAGATAATTGTGACCTCCGGGGCATCAGAGGCTCTTGAGATCGCTATTGCCTCCCTTGTAGGGCCTGGTGATGAGGCACTCATTGCAGACCCGGGTTTTGTCTCATACAATTCCCTTGTTCACATAATGGGTGGCAGTGTCACTCCGCTTCCACTTGCAGATGACCTGACGATAAGTCCCGAGAGTGTCCTTGAGAATATCTCTTCGAAGACAAAGGTAATGATCATCAATTCTCCTGCAAACCCTACCGGTGCTGTGCAGAGCAAAGCTGACATGAAGGCGTTTGCTGAGATCGCTGATGACCATGGTATTACCATCATATCAGACGAGGTATATGAGCATTTCATCTATGAGGGTGAACATGTAAGTCCTGCTCAGTTCTCAGACAATGTCATAACCGTGAACGCAGTCTCCAAGACCTTCTCCATGACCGGATGGAGGATCGGCTATGTTGCTGCCAGGAAGGAATATACGGAACAGATGATCAAGGTCCACCAGTATGTGCAGGCATGTGCCAATTCCATTGCACAGAAAGCGGCATTAGCAGCTATAGCAGGTCCAATGGATTCTGTATTTGCCATGCGTGATGAGTTCAAGGCCCGCAGGGACATGCTTGTGGAAGGTCTGAACTCGATAGGTCTTAACTGTGCTTCTCCAAAAGGTGCATTCTACGCTTTCCCCGAGGTACCTGAAGGCATGACCTCCGGTGAAGTAGCATCGAAGCTGGTCACAAATGGGGTTATCGTTGTGCCGGGAACTGCCTTTGGTGAACGTGGTGAAGGGCATATACGCCTGTCCTACGCATCATCAATGGAGAATCTGACAGGTGCACTGGATATTATGAAAAAAGTATTGTGA
- the hisE gene encoding phosphoribosyl-ATP diphosphatase has translation MTEADLSILNELYDIITDRKENPSENSYVSSLLTHRKGIDKILEKVGEESIETILAVKSENKEEMIYESSDLLFHLMVMFVAKGITLDEIATELKKRRK, from the coding sequence ATGACTGAAGCTGACCTCTCGATACTCAACGAACTTTACGACATCATTACGGACAGAAAAGAGAATCCCTCCGAGAACTCTTACGTGAGTTCCCTGCTCACCCACCGCAAGGGCATTGACAAGATACTGGAAAAGGTGGGCGAGGAATCCATCGAGACCATCCTTGCTGTAAAGAGCGAGAACAAGGAAGAGATGATATACGAATCATCCGATCTGCTGTTCCACCTTATGGTAATGTTCGTGGCAAAGGGTATAACCCTTGATGAGATAGCCACTGAACTGAAGAAAAGAAGAAAATAG
- the moaC gene encoding cyclic pyranopterin monophosphate synthase MoaC yields MEAKFTHIENDRAVMVDIGSKDIIVRKAVASGEIILSAATIEKIRTGTVEKGNVLSTARVASILAVKRVPELIPMCHQIPITSVDVDFEIEDDLVRAIVEVRSVGKTGVEMEALTGVSVALLTVWDMVKSAEKDETGNYPATGIQNIKVIEKVKMDQN; encoded by the coding sequence TTGGAAGCTAAATTCACGCATATCGAGAACGACCGCGCGGTCATGGTAGACATAGGCAGTAAGGATATAATCGTAAGGAAAGCGGTAGCTTCCGGAGAGATCATCCTCAGTGCCGCGACCATAGAGAAGATACGCACCGGCACGGTTGAGAAAGGTAACGTGCTTTCCACTGCCCGGGTAGCTTCCATACTTGCAGTCAAAAGGGTACCGGAACTCATTCCCATGTGCCACCAGATCCCTATCACATCGGTGGATGTGGACTTCGAGATAGAGGACGACCTGGTCCGTGCAATAGTTGAAGTGCGCTCTGTTGGTAAGACCGGCGTTGAGATGGAAGCCCTGACAGGTGTTTCGGTTGCGCTGCTCACCGTGTGGGATATGGTCAAGTCTGCAGAGAAGGATGAGACAGGTAATTATCCTGCCACTGGCATTCAGAATATTAAGGTTATTGAGAAAGTAAAAATGGACCAAAACTAA
- a CDS encoding NAD(P)H-hydrate dehydratase gives MSSISSSKMRSIDANCSYLGMDPLQLMENAGAAIAREIISKTGSAKVLFVAGRGNNGGDAFVAARHLSLYGTYDVRVILLGHSSRIRTEESKRNFSLLKYSGIKEIKEISDSSELIGYTGWKDMDIIVDGVLGSGIKGAPREPESTAIDKINSSRSYIISIDSPSGYDIDNGEVVKSVAADMTITFHRMKTGLGLPGCERYTGAVKVVPIGVCRDAEEYVGAGDLMALERRKSDAHKGNSGRVLVIGGGAYYGAPALAAMAALRSGADIVTVAVPENVADTVASFSPDIIVVPLEGNMLIPENISRLKGLIDSHDVTVIGPGLGRDQKTLETVELILPLCKRAVVDADALYGLELPVKSEGELILTPHSGEFSRLLDEKLPSSIDERKDIVRNFAGEKGVTTVLKGNVDIISDGQATRLNRTGNAGMTVGGTGDVLAGITGALFAVNDAMEAASCAVFINGAAGDLAFEEKGSGLLATDIIDRITDVILKVF, from the coding sequence ATGTCCTCTATCAGTTCTTCAAAGATGCGTTCTATCGATGCTAATTGCTCATATCTGGGAATGGATCCTCTCCAGTTGATGGAAAATGCAGGTGCAGCAATAGCCCGGGAAATAATATCAAAGACGGGTTCCGCAAAGGTGCTCTTTGTTGCAGGAAGGGGAAATAACGGGGGCGATGCATTCGTTGCTGCACGACATCTCTCATTATATGGGACCTATGATGTCCGGGTAATTCTTCTGGGCCATTCATCGCGGATAAGGACAGAAGAGTCAAAGCGAAATTTCTCACTGCTGAAGTACAGCGGTATCAAAGAAATAAAGGAGATATCCGATTCCAGTGAGCTTATCGGTTATACTGGCTGGAAGGATATGGATATCATTGTGGATGGTGTACTTGGTTCAGGCATAAAAGGTGCTCCAAGGGAACCCGAATCCACTGCTATCGATAAGATAAATTCTTCAAGATCCTACATAATCTCTATAGACTCTCCTTCCGGATACGATATTGATAACGGGGAGGTTGTGAAGAGTGTTGCTGCCGATATGACAATAACCTTCCACAGGATGAAGACAGGTCTGGGACTTCCCGGTTGTGAGAGATACACAGGTGCTGTAAAAGTAGTTCCCATAGGTGTCTGCCGGGACGCTGAGGAATATGTAGGTGCTGGCGACCTCATGGCTCTGGAACGCCGGAAAAGTGATGCTCACAAAGGTAATTCCGGTCGTGTCCTTGTAATCGGCGGAGGTGCGTACTATGGTGCTCCTGCACTTGCAGCCATGGCAGCCCTGCGCAGCGGTGCCGATATAGTCACAGTCGCAGTGCCTGAGAATGTTGCTGATACTGTAGCCTCATTTTCTCCTGATATTATAGTTGTTCCATTGGAAGGGAACATGCTTATCCCTGAGAATATTTCTCGTTTGAAAGGTCTTATCGATTCGCATGATGTCACTGTCATAGGTCCGGGTCTGGGAAGGGATCAGAAGACACTTGAAACAGTGGAACTGATCCTTCCCCTATGCAAGAGGGCGGTAGTCGACGCAGACGCACTTTACGGTCTGGAATTGCCCGTGAAAAGTGAGGGTGAACTCATCCTGACACCGCATTCCGGGGAGTTCTCCCGTCTTCTGGATGAGAAACTTCCTTCGTCCATTGATGAGAGGAAGGATATCGTCAGGAACTTTGCCGGGGAGAAAGGTGTCACGACAGTTCTCAAAGGTAATGTAGATATCATCTCTGACGGGCAGGCCACCCGACTCAACAGGACAGGTAATGCCGGGATGACCGTAGGCGGTACAGGTGATGTCCTGGCAGGCATAACCGGTGCCCTGTTCGCTGTGAACGATGCCATGGAGGCAGCCTCGTGTGCTGTGTTCATAAACGGTGCAGCAGGTGACCTTGCTTTTGAGGAGAAGGGTTCAGGTCTGCTTGCGACAGATATAATTGACCGGATAACAGATGTTATATTGAAGGTGTTTTGA
- a CDS encoding 3-isopropylmalate dehydratase large subunit has translation MSTNNEPMTISEKIFSKASGKTVKAGEFVLADIDRAMTHDITGPLAVEGFYEIMRDKEEKKVWDPSKIVILFDHQVPADSLNAAQNHIMLRKFAKEQGIINYDVYEGVCHQVMPEKGHVKPGDLVVGSDSHTCAYGSLGAFSTGIGSTDMAAVFASGKLWFKVPETIRFEVEGKLPEHVYSKDIILHLIGDVGAEGARYKAAEYAGSAIRSLPMSERMTISNMAIEMGGKAGIIEADEVTEAYLKERIPDYEFDPYWKSDEGADCELHKYDISNLEPQVACPHNVDNVKPVTEVEGTKVDQIFVGSCTNGRFEDIEVVAKMMGDEPVAKDVRLLIIPASRTEYMKVLRAGYIEQFMEAGAIVEAPCCGPCMGGSFGLLGDGEVGLATSNRNFKGREGSPQSFVYLSSPATAAASALTGEITDPRKI, from the coding sequence ATGTCCACTAATAATGAACCTATGACGATCTCAGAGAAGATCTTTTCAAAGGCTTCCGGTAAAACCGTTAAAGCCGGAGAATTCGTACTGGCTGATATAGACAGGGCAATGACCCACGACATCACAGGACCTCTTGCTGTAGAAGGATTCTACGAGATCATGAGGGACAAAGAAGAGAAGAAGGTCTGGGACCCAAGCAAGATCGTGATACTCTTCGATCACCAGGTACCTGCAGACTCACTCAATGCTGCACAGAACCACATAATGCTCAGGAAGTTCGCAAAGGAACAGGGCATAATCAACTATGACGTTTATGAAGGTGTCTGCCACCAGGTAATGCCTGAAAAGGGACACGTAAAACCCGGAGACCTTGTAGTAGGTTCCGACTCACACACCTGTGCATACGGTTCACTCGGTGCATTCTCAACAGGTATCGGTTCAACCGACATGGCAGCGGTCTTTGCATCAGGAAAACTCTGGTTCAAGGTACCTGAGACCATCAGGTTCGAAGTTGAAGGAAAACTTCCGGAACACGTCTACTCAAAGGACATCATTCTCCACCTCATAGGGGATGTAGGTGCAGAAGGTGCAAGATACAAGGCAGCAGAATATGCAGGTTCAGCCATCAGGTCACTTCCAATGTCCGAGCGTATGACCATCTCCAACATGGCTATCGAGATGGGCGGTAAAGCAGGTATCATCGAGGCTGATGAGGTCACAGAGGCATACCTCAAGGAACGCATACCAGACTATGAGTTTGACCCATACTGGAAGTCAGACGAAGGTGCAGACTGTGAGCTTCACAAGTATGACATAAGCAACCTTGAACCACAGGTCGCATGCCCACACAACGTGGACAACGTCAAGCCTGTAACAGAGGTAGAAGGAACAAAGGTCGACCAGATCTTCGTAGGTTCCTGTACAAACGGAAGGTTCGAGGATATCGAGGTCGTTGCAAAGATGATGGGTGACGAACCTGTCGCAAAGGATGTCAGACTTCTTATCATCCCTGCATCAAGGACAGAATACATGAAGGTCCTCAGGGCAGGATACATCGAGCAGTTCATGGAAGCAGGCGCAATTGTTGAAGCACCATGCTGTGGTCCATGTATGGGAGGTTCATTCGGACTTCTCGGAGATGGAGAGGTAGGACTTGCAACATCCAACCGTAACTTCAAGGGACGTGAGGGAAGCCCACAGTCCTTCGTATATCTCAGCTCACCTGCAACAGCAGCAGCATCCGCACTTACCGGAGAGATCACAGACCCAAGGAAGATCTGA
- a CDS encoding YkgJ family cysteine cluster protein: protein MDTRYKKMLIKQLEEEIEAAKKTDTEELAKQIRNIGFQCIMCGKCCRRGSGDNRVAVVPEEIRKICDGTGMKWDEIAEPLNIETDSPEEEHRLQAESGMIDEEGNIHTFGWMLRRKKNRDCSFIPDETADNRCKIYEHRPLLCSTYPFYMEGLELQVSECEGLGREISEQDSKMLAEMVLERYIRELQDTILTYQNYTGFRTGEKGVKTAMSGLKQGYLNYIVHYSEGTNKITRKI from the coding sequence ATGGATACCAGATACAAAAAGATGCTTATCAAGCAGCTTGAGGAAGAAATAGAGGCTGCAAAGAAGACAGATACAGAAGAGCTCGCTAAGCAGATACGGAATATCGGATTCCAGTGTATCATGTGTGGGAAATGCTGTCGCAGAGGATCAGGCGATAACCGTGTTGCAGTGGTTCCTGAAGAGATCCGCAAGATCTGTGATGGAACCGGTATGAAGTGGGACGAGATAGCAGAGCCTTTGAACATTGAGACTGATTCACCTGAAGAAGAACATCGACTCCAGGCAGAGTCAGGCATGATAGATGAGGAGGGGAATATCCACACATTCGGATGGATGCTTCGCAGAAAAAAGAACAGGGATTGTTCATTCATACCTGACGAAACTGCCGACAACCGTTGTAAGATATATGAACACCGCCCCCTTCTGTGCAGCACATACCCGTTCTACATGGAAGGACTTGAGCTGCAGGTGTCCGAATGTGAAGGACTTGGAAGGGAAATCAGTGAGCAGGACAGTAAAATGCTCGCTGAGATGGTACTTGAAAGATACATCAGGGAATTACAGGACACCATCCTTACATATCAGAACTATACCGGGTTCAGGACCGGGGAGAAAGGAGTGAAGACTGCCATGTCCGGCCTGAAGCAAGGCTACTTAAATTACATTGTCCATTATAGTGAGGGAACTAATAAGATAACACGGAAGATATAA